The Fragaria vesca subsp. vesca linkage group LG2, FraVesHawaii_1.0, whole genome shotgun sequence genome includes a window with the following:
- the LOC101300789 gene encoding probable inactive receptor kinase At5g10020-like translates to MQTICCIMFLLLGVIAASAGQSDLEALLELKKGIQRDPSGQVLVSWNSKSLASDGCPINWFGIVCTDGLVTSISLNDVGLVGEFRFSAIAGLKVLRNLSLSNNHLTGTISKLAQSQSLEHLDLSGNLFHGSIPSGLANLKNLALLNLSSNQFEGLVPSGFGKLEQLRYIDIRANAFSGDIMTSLSQMGSVVHVDLSSNLFTGSLDLEIGNSSFVSSVQYLNVSHNSLAGELFPHDGMPYFDSLEVFDASHNHLVGLIPSFNFVVSLRILRLGSNQLSGSLPEALLQGSSMLLSELDLSLNHLEGPVGSITSATLKKVNISSNKLSGSLPANVGHCAILDLSNNMLSGNLSRTHSWGNYIEVIQLSSNSLTGSLPSVTSQFLRLTSFKISNNSLEGVLPSVLGTYPELKSVDLSLNKLEGFLLPSLFSSTKLTDINLSGNSFSGSIPMQEITIGSAQNLSLVSLDLSNNSLSGHLPQEISKFRSLVYLKLSSNNFKGSIPEKLPDELKVFNVSLNNLSGLVPENLRHFPDSAFYPGNSLLIFPHSPSNNVPDMISRNHRSPIKAAIKVALIVSLLGGGAIVALLCMMIYYRACQGCRKSSRKASCEKNIGVAQGGSSLSHRSVPDKTEDPKSSYGFHQDPLPSSARETAHDAHDTSSVLEKSKQLSHPESTKLEDGVSSPMSLLSPSNPSPSKSRQPLNSSAVFNTCSPDKLAGDLHLFDGSLAFTAEELSCAPAEAIGRSCHGTMYKAMLASGHVIAVKWLREGIAKGRKEFAREMKKLGTIRHPNLVSLQGYYWGPKEHEKLIISNYINAESLALYLHEVEPRKLSPLSLEARLKVSIDVCRCLNYLHNEKAIPHGNLKSTNILLETPNHSALLTDYSIHRILTPAGTTEQVLNAGALGYRPPEFANSSRPCPSLKSDVYAFGVILLELLTGKSSGDIVSGIPGVVDLTDWVRFLAEGNRSFECLDRLILENHSIKHWPRVVDNFLQVALRCILPASERPDIKTVFEDLSRIVY, encoded by the exons ATGCAGACAATCTGCTGCATCATGTTTTTGTTGTTGGGAGTAATAGCAGCATCAGCAGGGCAGTCAGATTTAGAAGCACTCTTAGAACTCAAGAAAGGCATTCAGAGAGACCCTTCTGGCCAAGTTCTTGTTTCATGGAATTCAAAGTCCCTGGCCTCTGATGGATGCCCTATCAATTGGTTTGGGATCGTTTGCACTGATGGCCTTGTCACATCCATTTCTCTAAACGATGTTGGCCTGGTTGGCGAGTTCCGTTTTTCGGCCATAGCTGGCCTTAAAGTGCTGCGCAATTTATCTCTTTCAAACAACCACCTCACAGGGACTATCTCAAAGCTTGCTCAGTCTCAGTCTCTAGAGCATTTAGATCTCTCGGGCAATTTGTTTCATGGGTCAATACCCTCTGGCTTGGCTAACTTGAAGAATTTAGCTCTTTTGAATCTGTCTTCAAACCAATTTGAAGGTCTTGTCCCCTCTGGTTTTGGGAAACTAGAACAGCTGAGGTACATTGACATTCGAGCTAATGCCTTTTCTGGGGATATCATGACCTCTTTATCCCAAATGGGTAGCGTGGTCCATGTTGATCTAAGCAGCAATCTATTTACTGGTTCACTGGATCTGGAAATTGGTAACTCCTCTTTTGTTTCTTCTGTTCAGTATTTGAATGTAAGTCACAATTCCTTGGCTGGAGAGCTTTTTCCTCATGATGGAATGCCGTATTTTGATAGTCTGGAGGTGTTTGATGCTAGTCATAATCATTTAGTTGGTCTTATACCTTCCTTTAATTTTGTTGTCTCTCTTCGGATACTTCGGCTCGGAAGCAACCAGCTATCGGGTTCTCTGCCAGAAGCTCTGTTGCAAGGCAGCTCAATGCTCTTGTCTGAATTAGATCTTAGTCTTAATCATCTTGAAG GTCCAGTAGGAAGCATAACCTCTGCAACTTTGAAGAAGGTGAATATATCTTCAAATAAATTATCAGGGTCCTTGCCGGCCAATGTTGGGCACTGTGCCATCCTAGACTTGAGTAATAATATGCTCAGTGGTAACCTGTCCCGGACCCATAGTTGGGGAAATTACATTGAAGTTATCCAGCTAAGTTCCAATTCTTTGACAGGAAGCTTGCCTAGTGTTACATCCCAATTTTTGAGGCTAACTTCTTTTAAGATATCCAATAACTCATTAGAGGGTGTTCTTCCATCAGTATTGGGTACATACCCAGAATTAAAATCTGTAGATCTTAGCCTCAACAAGCTGGAAGGTTTTCTCCTTCCAAGCCTTTTCTCTTCAACAAAATTGACTGATATAAACTTGTCAGGCAACAGTTTCTCTGGGTCCATACCTATGCAAGAAATTACAATTGGTTCTGCTCAAAATTTGAGCCTGGTGTCTCTAGATCTGTCAAATAATTCATTGAGTGGTCATTTACCCCAAGAAATCAGCAAGTTTCGTAGCTTAGTATATCTGAAACTTTCCAGTAACAATTTTAAAGGTAGCATTCCTGAGAAGCTTCCAGATGAACTGAAAGTATTCAACGTGTCATTGAATAATCTTTCTGGTCTTGTACCTGAAAATTTAAGGCACTTCCCTGATTCAGCATTTTATCCAGGGAATTCCTTGCTGATATTTCCACATTCCCCATCAAACAATGTCCCAGATATGATTTCAAGAAATCACAGGTCTCCTATAAAAGCTGCTATTAAAGTTGCGCTGATTGTAAGTTTGCTTGGTGGGGGAGCTATTGTAGCCCTTTTGTGCATGATGATCTATTATAGGGCCTGTCAAGGATGTAGAAAGAGCAGTCGAAAAGCAAGTTGTGAAAAGAACATTGGTGTTGCGCAAGGGGGTTCTTCCCTTTCTCATAGATCAGTACCTGACAAAACTGAAGACCCAAAATCTTCATATGGTTTCCATCAAGACCCTTTGCCATCATCTGCAAGGGAGACTGCTCATGATGCCCATGACACTTCATCAGTTCTAGAGAAGTCTAAACAATTGAGTCATCCGGAATCAACAAAGCTAGAGGATGGGGTATCTTCTCCCATGTCTCTCTTATCTCCTTCAAATCCATCACCTTCTAAAAGCCGACAACCACTCAATAGTTCTGCTGTTTTCAACACTTGTTCTCCAGATAAACTGGCTGGTGATTTACATCTGTTTGACGGATCCTTGGCTTTCACAGCAGAAGAACTTTCATGTGCTCCAGCAGAAGCTATTGGAAGGAGTTGTCATGGAACAATGTACAAAGCAATGCTTGCGTCGGGTCATGTAATTGCTGTCAAATGGTTAAGGGAAGGAATAGCAAAAGGAAGGAAAGAATTTGCTCGAGAAATGAAGAAACTAGGGACCATCCGACATCCAAATCTAGTTTCTTTGCAGGGTTACTATTGGGGCCCAAAGGAGCATGAGAAACTTATTATATCGAATTATATCAATGCTGAATCTTTGGCCTTATATCTCCATG AGGTGGAGCCAAGAAAACTCTCACCATTGTCTCTTGAGGCACGGCTCAAGGTTTCTATAGATGTTTGCCGATGTCTTAACTACCTCCATAATGAGAAGGCAATTCCCCATGGCAACCTAAAATCCACAAATATTCTACTAGAAACTCCTAACCACAGTGCACTCCTTACAGATTATAGTATCCACCGAATATTGACTCCGGCTGGAACTACTGAACAAGTTCTGAATGCAGGTGCTCTTGGCTATCGGCCCCCTGAATTTGCTAATTCAAGTAGACCCTGCCCCTCATTGAAGAGTGATGTCTATGCATTTGGAGTTATCTTGTTGGAACTTTTGACTGGAAAGAGTTCTGGGGATATTGTGTCGGGCATACCAGGTGTGGTTGATCTGACAGATTGGGTGAGATTTTTGGCAGAAGGAAACCGTTCATTTGAATGCCTTGACAGACTAATTTTGGAAAACCACAGTATCAAACACTGGCCTAGAGTTGTTGATAATTTTCTACAGGTAGCTTTAAGATGTATCCTTCCAGCATCTGAGAGACCCGACATTAAAACTGTGTTTGAAGACCTTTCAAGAATAGTGTACTAA
- the LOC101301071 gene encoding uncharacterized protein LOC101301071, whose amino-acid sequence MAEPGRTQQPQPGTYVVQIPKDQVYRVPPPENATLYNKYTSQKPRPRNCSWLLFIVASLLLLLLSAALFYLLVRPESPNYSVQTISFKGFNLTAPASSQQVNVAVRAENPNRKIGIYYKQPHSSANVFYADIKLCHGALPAFYQPPKSVTELDAALTGTGIRLTNAARDGLVEAQRQGKVALKLHVRSPVALKLGSIKTWTITVKLACDLTVDQLAPDANIVSKHCNYGVHLW is encoded by the coding sequence ATGGCCGAGCCTGGCCGAACCCAGCAGCCTCAGCCGGGGACCTACGTCGTCCAAATCCCCAAGGACCAAGTTTACCGCGTCCCACCCCCGGAGAACGCCACCCTTTACAACAAGTACACTTCCCAAAAGCCTCGCCCCCGCAACTGCTCCTGGCTCCTTTTCATCGTCGCCTCTCTCCTCCTCCTCCTCCTCTCCGCCGCCCTCTTCTACCTCCTCGTCCGCCCCGAGTCCCCCAACTACTCCGTCCAAACCATCTCATTCAAGGGCTTCAACCTCACCGCCCCCGCGTCCTCTCAGCAGGTCAACGTGGCCGTGCGTGCCGAGAACCCCAACAGGAAAATCGGGATATACTACAAGCAGCCACACAGCTCCGCCAACGTCTTCTATGCTGACATCAAGCTCTGTCACGGCGCCCTGCCCGCCTTTTATCAGCCGCCCAAGAGCGTCACGGAGTTGGATGCGGCGCTGACCGGGACGGGGATCAGGCTGACCAACGCGGCGCGTGACGGGTTAGTGGAGGCGCAGAGGCAAGGCAAGGTGGCGTTGAAGTTGCATGTCCGAAGCCCCGTTGCACTCAAACTGGGCTCCATTAAGACGTGGACGATTACCGTTAAACTTGCCTGTGATTTAACGGTGGATCAGCTGGCCCCAGACGCCAACATTGTGTCCAAACACTGCAACTATGGTGTACATCTTTGGTAG
- the LOC101309222 gene encoding protein kinase 2B, chloroplastic-like has product MGNLCAKPARCAHASSNNFPPPPHPPPGSSKYNGEEQQDLASSKQGRPLGGLNTTALIAPNAVNTCVSSTLKSFSFIDLKNATRNFRPDSLLGEGGFGWVFKGWIDANTLAPTRPGTGLVVAIKRLKQESFQGHKEWLAEVNYLGQLHHENLVKLIGYCSESDNRLLVYEFMPKGSLENHLFRKGVQPIPWAMRMNIAVDVARGLSFLHSLDANVIYRDLKASNVLLDSDFSAKLSDFGLARDGPTGDNTHVSTRVVGTRGYAAPEYVATGHLTPKSDVYSFGVVLLELLSGRRAMDDERVGSVEETLVDWAKPFLSDSKRVLRIMDTRLGGQYPKKAAQAAAALALQCLHTDPKNRPLMIDILATLERLHSKETLRTQQPKIDHHGVKHSNHLAR; this is encoded by the exons ATGGGGAACTTGTGCGCTAAACCAGCCAGGTGTGCTCATGCTTCTTCCAACAACTTCCCTCCTCCTCCTCATCCTCCTCCTG GAAGTTCAAAGTACAATGGCGAGGAACAGCAGGATTTAGCATCCTCCAAGCAGGGCAGGCCATTGGGTGGTCTGAATACTACAGCTCTAATAGCACCCAATGCAGTTAATACATGTGTTTCTAGCACCCTTAAGTCCTTTAGTTTCATTGATCTCAAGAATGCCACTAGGAACTTCCGCCCAGATAGTCTACTTGGAGAGGGAGGGTTCGGGTGGGTCTTCAAAGGCTGGATTGATGCAAACACTTTAGCTCCCACTAGACCAGGGACTGGCTTGGTGGTGGCAATCAAGAGGCTCAAGCAGGAAAGCTTTCAAGGTCACAAGGAATGGCTT GCAGAAGTCAACTATCTTGGTCAACTTCACCATGAAAATCTTGTCAAACTCATAGGCTATTGCTCAGAATCTGACAATAGACTTCTTGTTTACGAGTTTATGCCTAAGGGAAGTCTGGAGAATCATTTGTTTAGGA AAGGTGTACAGCCTATACCATGGGCTATGCGGATGAATATTGCAGTGGATGTTGCAAGGGGGTTGTCCTTTTTGCATAGTTTAGATGCTAATGTTATCTACCGTGACTTGAAGGCTTCCAACGTTCTACTTGATTCA GATTTCAGTGCAAAGCTATCAGATTTTGGCTTAGCAAGGGACGGTCCTACTGGAGACAACACTCATGTTTCAACCAGAGTCGTGGGAACTCGAGGCTACGCTGCACCGGAATATGTTGCTACAG GTCATTTGACACCAAAGAGTGATGTGTACAGCTTTGGTGTAGTGCTGTTAGAGCTACTATCAGGAAGACGAGCAATGGATGATGAGAGAGTTGGCAGTGTGGAGGAAACACTGGTGGATTGGGCAAAGCCATTTTTGAGTGATAGTAAACGAGTTCTAAGAATCATGGACACAAGATTGGGGGGTCAATACCCGAAGAAAGCCGCCCAAGCTGCAGCTGCACTTGCATTACAATGTCTTCATACAGATCCAAAGAATAGGCCACTAATGATTGATATTCTAGCCACATTGGAACGACTGCACTCAAAGGAGACACTGCGGACTCAACAACCTAAAATAGACCATCATGGGGTTAAGCATTCAAACCATCTCGCAAGATAA